One genomic segment of Deinococcus arcticus includes these proteins:
- a CDS encoding ATP-binding cassette domain-containing protein, which produces MDRPLVTLQDVTALQGGQPALRGVTLQVARGEALRLWGPNGGGKTTLLRLLAGQVAPVGGQRTYALGGQPQRSAVSARRTLRVVGPDAEAFYLTREWVQSVQDVLLAAFEGEALNLWTPTPPARARLAQVAALTGLGPLLDRDFRTLSHGQRRRVLLAAALMPGPELLLLDEFTDGLSEGARNELGQVLTDLWRSGVAVVLATHRPEEAPPLPWRTVRVADGQVTETAPAAPTESAAPLPHLGPPPGPPTPHPLVRLTNATVYRNGHRALGPLSWTWAAGQHWLLTGENGSGKSTLTRLIAGELHPALGGQIERPFLARDRLEDRRAATGLVGAEVGIRQRQSWTGREVLGSAWSGTQGFAPDLNAAQQAEVEALAARLGAADLLARPADTLSQGQLRRLLLARAALHRPRLLLLDEGLDFLDAAARAAFLALLPELARGGTHLLVVAHRAGDALPGLTHHLHLHAGQVAFAGPLASDWAHLQALPWGP; this is translated from the coding sequence ATGGACCGGCCACTGGTGACCCTGCAGGATGTGACGGCGCTTCAGGGCGGCCAGCCGGCGCTGCGCGGCGTGACCCTGCAGGTGGCGCGCGGTGAGGCCCTGCGGCTGTGGGGCCCCAACGGCGGCGGCAAAACCACGCTGCTGCGCCTGCTGGCCGGGCAGGTGGCGCCCGTTGGCGGCCAGCGGACGTATGCCCTGGGTGGCCAGCCGCAGCGCTCGGCGGTGTCGGCCCGGCGCACCCTGCGCGTGGTGGGGCCAGACGCCGAAGCCTTCTACCTCACCCGTGAGTGGGTGCAGAGTGTGCAGGACGTGCTGCTGGCCGCCTTCGAGGGGGAGGCCCTGAACCTGTGGACGCCCACTCCCCCGGCGCGGGCCCGGCTGGCCCAGGTGGCGGCCCTGACCGGCCTGGGACCGCTACTGGACCGGGATTTCCGCACCCTCAGCCACGGCCAGCGCCGCCGGGTGCTGCTGGCCGCCGCCCTGATGCCGGGCCCTGAGCTGCTGCTGCTGGACGAATTCACTGACGGCCTGAGCGAGGGGGCGCGAAACGAGCTGGGGCAGGTGCTGACCGATCTCTGGCGCTCCGGGGTGGCCGTGGTGCTGGCCACCCACCGCCCCGAAGAAGCGCCGCCGCTGCCCTGGCGCACTGTGCGGGTGGCCGACGGGCAGGTTACAGAGACTGCCCCCGCAGCGCCCACAGAATCTGCCGCCCCCCTTCCCCATCTTGGCCCACCCCCTGGGCCCCCCACCCCACACCCCCTGGTGCGCCTGACGAACGCCACCGTGTACCGCAACGGCCACCGCGCCCTGGGCCCCCTGAGCTGGACCTGGGCGGCCGGGCAACACTGGCTGCTGACCGGTGAGAACGGCAGCGGCAAGAGCACCCTCACGCGCCTGATCGCCGGCGAGCTGCACCCGGCGCTGGGCGGGCAGATCGAGCGCCCTTTTCTGGCCCGCGACCGCCTGGAAGACCGCCGCGCCGCCACCGGGCTGGTGGGCGCCGAGGTGGGCATTCGCCAGCGGCAGAGCTGGACCGGGCGCGAGGTACTGGGGAGCGCCTGGAGCGGCACCCAGGGCTTTGCCCCAGATCTGAACGCGGCCCAGCAGGCCGAAGTGGAGGCGCTGGCCGCCCGGCTGGGGGCTGCCGACCTGCTGGCCCGCCCGGCCGACACCCTCTCACAGGGGCAGCTGCGCCGGCTGCTGCTGGCGCGCGCCGCGCTGCACCGCCCCCGGCTGCTGCTGCTGGACGAGGGCCTGGATTTTCTGGACGCCGCGGCGCGCGCGGCCTTTCTGGCGCTCCTGCCCGAACTGGCCCGGGGCGGCACCCACCTGCTGGTGGTGGCGCACCGCGCGGGTGACGCCCTACCCGGGCTGACCCACCACCTGCACCTGCACGCGGGGCAGGTGGCCTTTGCCGGGCCGCTGGCGTCAGATTGGGCTCACCTTCAGGCTCTACCTTGGGGCCCATGA
- a CDS encoding PsbP-related protein has product MNRVLLSLALLAGPFVTVQAQTAPAAPTEPRTIETITATSSKGYSIRVPSGWTPLKNVPGADVAFINKTIGALRPTVTVVVQDIPAELKATLADVRDINERRMPEVVTKLKFLGEKNVKVSGQPAILWSYTGDGEGGTVRWTQIFTLKNNRLYTATLMLPSGTPADLAEQGRAILTSMTLK; this is encoded by the coding sequence ATGAACCGCGTGCTCCTGAGTCTCGCCCTGCTGGCTGGCCCTTTCGTAACTGTTCAGGCCCAGACCGCGCCCGCTGCCCCCACCGAACCCCGCACCATTGAGACCATCACCGCCACCAGTTCCAAGGGCTACAGCATTCGCGTGCCAAGCGGCTGGACCCCTCTGAAGAACGTGCCCGGCGCCGACGTGGCGTTTATCAACAAGACCATCGGCGCCCTGCGGCCCACCGTCACGGTCGTGGTGCAGGACATCCCGGCCGAACTGAAAGCCACCCTGGCCGACGTGCGCGACATCAACGAGCGCAGGATGCCTGAGGTGGTCACCAAGCTCAAATTCCTGGGCGAGAAGAACGTGAAGGTGAGCGGCCAGCCCGCGATCCTGTGGAGCTACACCGGCGACGGCGAGGGCGGCACCGTGCGCTGGACCCAGATTTTCACCCTGAAGAACAACCGCCTGTATACCGCCACCCTGATGCTGCCCAGCGGCACCCCCGCCGACCTGGCCGAGCAGGGCCGCGCCATTCTGACCAGCATGACGCTGAAGTAG
- a CDS encoding HAD-IIB family hydrolase, translating into MRDLPADAPTTLPLLMAFDLDGTLIPDAGREVPPDTTAALARLRALGVKVAIITGRDTPPAQVRLSAHPDAVATNNGGRILVGDDLHLEAQFSDSDLEAVLAHELHGARVVLFTADALYVDLPSGTQPEAWMVARQFRPLAEAPSSGILKVGFYHPGVADLAARLRQSHPHLVLTGAQTPYPHFLTVTPEGAHKGAALTLIADTLGVPHDRTVAFGDSDNDEAMLEVAGYGVQVGTLPLLAPHAWAQVPVQEDLGTFLQAWANRMERDGASVERRT; encoded by the coding sequence GTGAGGGACCTGCCCGCCGACGCCCCGACCACGCTGCCGCTGCTGATGGCCTTTGATCTGGACGGCACCCTGATTCCCGATGCCGGGCGGGAGGTGCCACCGGACACCACAGCGGCCCTGGCCCGGCTGCGGGCGCTGGGCGTGAAGGTGGCGATCATCACCGGGCGCGACACGCCGCCCGCGCAGGTGCGCCTGAGCGCGCACCCTGACGCGGTGGCCACCAACAACGGCGGGCGCATTCTGGTGGGCGATGACCTGCATCTCGAAGCGCAGTTCTCGGACAGTGACCTGGAAGCGGTGCTGGCCCACGAACTGCACGGGGCGCGCGTGGTGCTGTTCACTGCCGACGCGCTGTATGTGGACCTGCCGTCCGGCACCCAGCCCGAAGCCTGGATGGTGGCCCGGCAGTTCCGGCCCCTGGCCGAGGCGCCAAGCAGCGGCATCCTGAAGGTGGGCTTCTACCACCCCGGCGTGGCCGATCTGGCCGCGCGCCTGCGCCAGTCTCATCCGCATCTGGTGCTGACCGGGGCGCAGACGCCCTATCCGCACTTTCTGACGGTGACCCCGGAGGGCGCGCACAAGGGCGCGGCGCTGACGCTGATTGCCGACACCCTGGGCGTGCCCCACGACCGCACCGTGGCTTTTGGTGACAGCGACAACGATGAAGCGATGCTGGAAGTGGCTGGCTACGGCGTGCAGGTGGGCACCCTGCCCCTGCTGGCCCCCCACGCCTGGGCCCAGGTGCCGGTGCAGGAGGATCTGGGCACGTTTCTGCAGGCCTGGGCGAACCGGATGGAAAGGGATGGGGCCAGCGTGGAGCGTCGAACGTAA
- a CDS encoding HAD family hydrolase: protein MWLAKRRRLAYREGVDTLPFALLALDLDGTLLNEAGEAPPGLLAELRAWEAAGAHLAILTARAWVPTLLSDWPVNTVSRCYGAQLRQGGQVIRERALAPQTVAAALGLLDARDLAAGGKTVVVTRDPAHAVRPTNMAALRRGAAAPGVLKVVQGGDPKRLDDLQVAWAALPGAAVIRERPGRVVLVAPGADKGRALAGLRRRLGVPRRRVLAAGDGPADATMLGHAGLFVRVGACAALAHAGQTVAGPAELCRLLEARRLNPGSPRPPAAPAQMR, encoded by the coding sequence TTGTGGCTGGCGAAGCGGCGCCGCCTCGCCTACCGTGAAGGCGTGGACACCCTGCCCTTTGCCCTGCTGGCCCTGGATCTGGACGGCACGCTGCTGAACGAGGCCGGTGAGGCGCCGCCAGGGCTGCTGGCCGAGCTGCGGGCGTGGGAGGCAGCGGGCGCGCACCTCGCCATCCTGACCGCGCGGGCCTGGGTGCCCACCCTGCTGAGTGACTGGCCGGTCAACACGGTGTCGCGCTGTTACGGGGCCCAGCTGCGGCAAGGTGGGCAGGTGATCCGCGAGCGGGCGCTGGCGCCGCAGACGGTGGCGGCGGCGCTGGGCCTGCTGGATGCCCGAGATCTGGCCGCTGGGGGCAAGACGGTTGTGGTCACGCGCGATCCTGCACACGCCGTTCGGCCCACAAACATGGCGGCGCTGCGCCGGGGTGCTGCTGCCCCGGGCGTGCTGAAGGTGGTGCAGGGCGGCGACCCGAAGCGGCTGGATGACCTTCAGGTGGCGTGGGCCGCCCTGCCGGGTGCGGCGGTGATCCGCGAGCGGCCGGGCCGCGTGGTGCTGGTGGCGCCGGGGGCCGACAAGGGCCGGGCCCTGGCTGGGCTGCGCCGCCGCCTGGGGGTGCCCCGGCGCCGCGTGCTGGCTGCTGGCGATGGCCCCGCCGACGCCACGATGCTGGGCCACGCGGGGCTGTTCGTGCGGGTGGGCGCGTGCGCCGCGCTGGCCCACGCCGGACAGACGGTGGCGGGGCCAGCAGAACTGTGCCGCTTGCTGGAAGCGCGGCGCCTGAACCCCGGAAGCCCGCGTCCCCCGGCCGCCCCGGCCCAGATGCGCTAG
- the rplS gene encoding 50S ribosomal protein L19, translated as MQSSIKVNRGAILRAVEQPHIKSDHPEFRPGDTVRVETKVVEGNRTRNQAFEGVVIAINGTGSRRSFTVRKISFGEGVERVFPFSSPLIAKVSVLERGKVRRAKLYYLRDLRGKAARIKSDRSRVMKDAARAQQSKQAAAQAAQAPAAEAPASDAE; from the coding sequence ATGCAGAGCAGCATCAAAGTGAACCGTGGCGCCATTCTGCGCGCCGTCGAGCAGCCCCACATCAAGAGTGACCACCCCGAGTTCCGCCCCGGTGATACGGTGCGCGTGGAAACCAAAGTGGTGGAAGGCAACCGCACCCGTAACCAGGCGTTTGAAGGCGTGGTGATCGCCATCAACGGCACGGGCAGCCGCCGCAGCTTCACGGTCCGCAAGATTTCTTTCGGTGAAGGCGTGGAGCGCGTATTCCCCTTCTCCAGCCCCCTGATTGCCAAAGTGAGCGTGCTGGAGCGCGGCAAGGTGCGCCGCGCCAAGCTGTACTACCTGCGCGACCTGCGCGGCAAGGCGGCCCGCATCAAGAGCGACCGCAGCCGCGTGATGAAAGACGCAGCCCGCGCCCAGCAGAGCAAGCAGGCCGCCGCCCAGGCTGCCCAGGCCCCGGCCGCAGAAGCCCCGGCCAGCGACGCCGAGTAA
- a CDS encoding GNAT family N-acetyltransferase, with the protein MPALVIPDVRYQASFLEAVREAQREGSGLGDTLNWNLAELAADFPAFLAALRRYEPGNVLPEGYVHSEALWLVQGQDYLGRVSIRHTLNGRLREFGGHIGYEVRPGARRRGHATLALRLALARARELGIERALVTCDVANLGSRAVIEANGGQLEGEFTVPDHDQPIRRYWVPTPE; encoded by the coding sequence ATGCCGGCACTTGTGATTCCCGATGTCCGTTATCAGGCCAGCTTTCTGGAGGCTGTGCGAGAGGCCCAGCGCGAGGGCAGCGGCCTGGGCGACACCCTGAACTGGAACCTGGCTGAACTGGCCGCTGATTTCCCGGCCTTCCTGGCGGCGCTGCGGCGCTACGAACCCGGCAACGTCCTGCCTGAAGGCTACGTGCACTCCGAGGCGCTGTGGCTGGTGCAGGGCCAGGACTATCTGGGCCGCGTGAGCATCCGCCACACTCTGAACGGGCGCCTGCGCGAATTCGGCGGCCACATCGGCTATGAGGTGCGCCCCGGCGCGCGGCGGCGCGGCCACGCCACCCTGGCCCTCCGGCTGGCGCTGGCCCGCGCCCGCGAACTGGGCATTGAGCGCGCCCTGGTCACCTGCGACGTGGCCAATCTGGGCTCGCGCGCCGTGATTGAGGCCAATGGCGGGCAGCTGGAAGGAGAATTCACCGTGCCGGACCACGACCAGCCTATTCGCCGGTACTGGGTGCCCACGCCCGAATAA
- the lipB gene encoding lipoyl(octanoyl) transferase LipB, producing the protein MSDPAFDVLDLGVMGYRDAWALQKTLHAQVVAAAARPTLLLVEHPPVLTLGRKAKEGTNIVVTREYLAAQGIEVLETERGGDVTYHGPGQLVAYAIFPVGRKVADFLRLLEGATIAALRELGLEDARPNPGYAGVYVSPREVNGLTYEQKIASFGVAVQRQVALHGLALNVTTTLPHFDLIVPCGLHGTQMTSAAREYELRGLGTPPTMPQAKTALHGAFTTTFATYDWTRPTLAAAGS; encoded by the coding sequence ATGAGTGACCCCGCCTTTGACGTGCTGGACCTGGGCGTGATGGGGTACCGGGATGCCTGGGCCCTTCAGAAAACCCTGCACGCGCAGGTGGTGGCGGCGGCGGCGCGGCCCACGCTGCTGCTGGTGGAGCATCCCCCGGTGCTGACCCTGGGCCGTAAGGCGAAAGAGGGCACCAATATCGTGGTCACGCGCGAGTATCTGGCGGCGCAGGGCATCGAGGTGCTGGAGACCGAACGCGGCGGCGACGTGACCTATCACGGCCCCGGGCAACTGGTGGCCTACGCGATTTTCCCCGTGGGCCGCAAGGTGGCGGATTTTCTGCGGCTGCTGGAGGGCGCCACCATCGCTGCGCTGCGCGAGCTGGGCCTGGAAGACGCCCGCCCCAATCCGGGGTACGCCGGGGTGTACGTGAGCCCCCGGGAGGTGAACGGCCTGACCTACGAACAGAAGATCGCCTCGTTTGGCGTGGCGGTGCAGCGGCAGGTGGCCCTGCACGGGCTGGCGCTGAACGTGACCACCACCCTGCCACACTTTGACCTGATCGTGCCCTGCGGCCTGCACGGCACCCAGATGACCAGCGCAGCGCGCGAATATGAGTTGCGCGGCCTGGGCACCCCCCCCACCATGCCCCAGGCCAAAACGGCCCTGCACGGCGCCTTTACGACCACCTTTGCCACCTACGATTGGACGCGGCCCACGCTGGCCGCCGCCGGGAGCTGA
- the lipA gene encoding lipoyl synthase, with translation MTQTDPKEPKFIKNGIYRKDSVPVRDKKPEWLKVTIPTGQVFTEVRKIVKEHRLHTVCEEAMCPNIGECWSRGTATFMLMGHICTRACRFCAVDTGNPMGKLDLDEPQGVAESVKLMGLKYVVLTSVDRDDLPDGGAYHFAKTVAAIKRLNPETRVEALTPDFGGNLHCVDLVLDSGVDTYAQNLETVRRLTHPVRDIRASYDQTLRVLAHAKGARPDVITKTSIMLGLGETREELRETMRDCRAAGVDVLTFGQYLRPTMHHLPVERYVSPAEFDEIREEAMQLGFLEVVSGPLVRSSYKAEQIVMDKPGTLPEHLAHLEGGEQLSLI, from the coding sequence ATGACCCAGACCGACCCCAAGGAACCCAAGTTCATCAAGAACGGCATCTACCGCAAAGACAGCGTGCCGGTGCGCGACAAGAAGCCCGAGTGGCTGAAAGTGACTATCCCCACGGGGCAGGTGTTTACCGAGGTGCGCAAGATCGTCAAGGAGCACCGCCTGCACACGGTCTGCGAGGAAGCCATGTGCCCCAATATTGGCGAGTGCTGGTCGCGCGGCACGGCCACCTTCATGCTGATGGGCCACATCTGCACGCGGGCCTGCCGCTTCTGCGCCGTGGACACCGGCAACCCCATGGGCAAGCTGGATCTGGACGAGCCCCAGGGCGTGGCCGAGAGCGTCAAGCTCATGGGCCTGAAGTACGTGGTGCTGACGAGCGTGGACCGCGACGATCTGCCCGACGGCGGCGCCTACCACTTCGCCAAGACGGTGGCGGCCATCAAGCGCCTGAACCCGGAGACCCGTGTGGAGGCCCTGACCCCCGACTTCGGCGGCAACCTCCACTGCGTTGATCTGGTGCTGGACAGCGGCGTGGACACCTATGCCCAGAACCTGGAGACCGTGCGCCGCCTGACGCACCCCGTGCGTGACATCCGCGCCAGTTACGACCAGACGCTCAGGGTGCTGGCCCACGCCAAGGGGGCCCGCCCGGACGTGATCACCAAGACCAGCATCATGCTGGGGCTGGGCGAAACCCGCGAGGAACTGCGCGAGACCATGCGCGACTGCCGCGCGGCGGGCGTGGACGTGCTGACCTTCGGACAGTACCTGCGGCCCACCATGCACCACCTGCCGGTGGAGCGCTACGTGTCGCCGGCCGAATTCGACGAGATCCGCGAGGAAGCCATGCAACTGGGCTTTCTGGAAGTCGTGTCGGGGCCGCTGGTACGCTCCTCGTACAAGGCCGAGCAGATCGTGATGGACAAACCCGGCACTCTGCCCGAGCATCTGGCGCACCTTGAAGGCGGCGAGCAGCTGAGCCTGATTTAA
- a CDS encoding CBS domain-containing protein, whose translation MTRPTRVQDAMHPRAVTISPHDPLPAAVVTMEELGIKRLPVVQEGRVVGIVTDGEVQRALPTLTEGLNPWTFTARVGRIRLREIMRAPVHTVTPDTPLREALQTMLDRRVGGLPVVSEAGEALGMLTLTDILRAQVQAPRLHWGLADQHMTRSVVTTAPDAPAAEAAAKLKVTRLRVLPVVDGGQLVGVLHEKDVAAALDRAGAAHGPTVMAAQFVLGGVSVRDLMRPPTGYLLEGVPMHDAVRRMLELNVRGLPIITGEGELLGVLTISDVIRTLLGQAQPVEVECQQ comes from the coding sequence ATGACCCGACCCACCCGCGTGCAGGACGCCATGCACCCCCGCGCCGTCACCATTTCGCCGCACGACCCGCTGCCCGCCGCCGTGGTGACCATGGAAGAGCTGGGCATCAAACGGCTGCCCGTGGTGCAGGAGGGGCGGGTGGTGGGCATCGTCACCGACGGCGAGGTGCAGCGTGCCCTGCCCACCCTGACCGAGGGCCTGAACCCCTGGACCTTTACGGCGAGGGTGGGCCGTATTCGCCTGCGCGAGATTATGCGCGCGCCGGTGCATACCGTGACCCCCGACACGCCGCTGCGCGAGGCCCTGCAGACCATGCTGGACCGCCGGGTGGGCGGCCTGCCGGTGGTGAGCGAGGCCGGCGAGGCGCTGGGCATGCTCACCCTGACCGACATCCTGCGCGCCCAGGTGCAGGCGCCCCGCCTGCACTGGGGACTGGCGGACCAGCATATGACCCGCAGCGTGGTCACCACCGCCCCCGACGCCCCGGCTGCCGAGGCCGCCGCCAAACTGAAGGTGACGCGCCTGCGGGTGCTGCCCGTGGTGGACGGCGGGCAACTGGTGGGCGTGCTGCACGAAAAGGACGTGGCAGCGGCCCTTGACCGCGCCGGCGCCGCCCACGGCCCCACCGTGATGGCCGCGCAGTTCGTGCTGGGCGGCGTGAGCGTGCGCGACCTGATGCGCCCGCCCACCGGCTACCTGCTCGAAGGCGTGCCGATGCACGACGCGGTACGGCGCATGCTGGAACTGAACGTGCGCGGCCTGCCGATTATTACTGGAGAAGGCGAACTGCTGGGTGTGCTGACCATCAGCGACGTGATTCGCACCCTGCTGGGGCAGGCGCAGCCGGTCGAGGTGGAGTGCCAACAGTAA
- a CDS encoding PrsW family glutamic-type intramembrane protease produces the protein MKRWLGDQPWKMRWVQALLFFALFPLSLTHLWGIGAEIHEAAWAIGLYFALLWGYVLWLLVQPGTLKRRNIVIPTVFTAIVGVLLVLGIQQLPFVSLLYSATEWSFSPARLVGFVVGVGLLEEAVKLLPIFWLAVKLREIYTPREAAFYAGLSGLAFGVAEAVAYSISYTDLNTVGMAYGVVGSGNYVIMEFLRLITLPFLHCVFTGIAGYYLGLSLLAPQRRTALLLLGLGVAALIHGLYDFLAGSWLGIAMGAVSILMFVAYLRSAEHITEHITGTSAVSAAPTSTQAVAEVNTETAQPIGEHA, from the coding sequence GTGAAACGCTGGCTTGGCGACCAGCCCTGGAAGATGCGCTGGGTGCAGGCCCTGCTGTTCTTTGCACTCTTCCCGCTGTCCCTGACCCACCTGTGGGGCATCGGCGCGGAAATTCACGAGGCCGCCTGGGCCATCGGCCTGTACTTCGCTCTGCTGTGGGGCTACGTCCTGTGGCTTCTCGTGCAGCCCGGCACCCTGAAACGCCGCAACATCGTCATCCCCACGGTCTTTACCGCCATCGTGGGCGTCCTGCTGGTCCTGGGCATCCAGCAGCTGCCGTTCGTCAGCCTGCTGTACAGTGCCACCGAGTGGTCGTTCAGTCCGGCTCGCCTGGTCGGCTTCGTCGTTGGCGTCGGCCTCCTGGAAGAGGCCGTGAAGCTCCTGCCCATCTTCTGGCTCGCCGTGAAGCTCCGCGAAATCTACACGCCCCGTGAAGCGGCCTTCTACGCAGGTCTGAGCGGCCTGGCGTTCGGCGTGGCCGAAGCCGTGGCGTACTCCATCAGCTACACCGACCTCAATACCGTTGGCATGGCCTACGGCGTCGTTGGCAGCGGCAACTACGTCATCATGGAGTTCCTGCGGCTCATCACGCTGCCCTTCCTGCACTGCGTGTTCACCGGCATCGCCGGGTACTACCTGGGCCTGAGTCTGCTTGCCCCACAGCGACGCACCGCTCTGCTCCTCCTCGGCCTGGGCGTCGCCGCCCTGATTCACGGCCTGTACGACTTCCTGGCAGGCAGCTGGCTCGGCATCGCCATGGGAGCAGTGTCCATCCTGATGTTCGTCGCCTACCTCCGCAGCGCCGAACACATCACTGAGCACATCACCGGAACCTCTGCCGTTTCGGCCGCACCTACGTCTACCCAAGCCGTAGCCGAAGTCAACACCGAAACTGCGCAGCCCATCGGAGAACACGCATGA
- a CDS encoding SHOCT domain-containing protein, producing MKKLEEISKKATEVASEIGVESQKRYAEYQQKTEEQRKVAEAEAARKKADTDAFLAQHIPSIVKFKVAANYHGGYPGMPDIIDGGELYVGEWDLVWVKHQTVIHLPYCDTHDLELENFKVSMVRSIIAGGHDNDVHRLKNTVVVVCRINDVKQRVKFEIWGGLSVHAGALNAQKVIDHMAEFRHLFVAESQPTPATPQVAAGGISVTAELERLAELHAKGVLDAEEFKAFKAKLLEKL from the coding sequence TTGAAGAAGCTTGAGGAAATCAGCAAGAAGGCCACCGAAGTTGCCTCTGAAATTGGTGTCGAAAGTCAGAAACGTTACGCCGAATATCAACAGAAAACCGAAGAACAGCGCAAAGTCGCCGAGGCAGAGGCTGCCAGGAAGAAGGCAGATACGGATGCATTCCTGGCTCAGCACATACCGAGCATTGTGAAATTCAAGGTCGCTGCCAACTACCACGGCGGGTACCCCGGCATGCCCGATATCATCGATGGCGGCGAACTGTATGTCGGCGAGTGGGACCTGGTATGGGTCAAGCACCAAACCGTGATTCATCTCCCTTACTGCGATACCCATGACCTTGAGCTGGAGAACTTCAAAGTCAGTATGGTGCGCAGCATCATTGCAGGCGGACATGACAACGACGTGCACCGGCTCAAGAACACGGTGGTGGTGGTCTGCCGCATCAATGATGTGAAGCAGCGTGTCAAATTCGAAATCTGGGGCGGCCTCAGCGTACATGCTGGCGCACTGAACGCCCAGAAAGTCATTGACCACATGGCCGAGTTTCGGCATCTGTTCGTCGCAGAGTCCCAGCCAACTCCCGCCACACCTCAAGTTGCGGCGGGAGGTATCTCCGTTACTGCCGAGCTGGAGCGTCTGGCCGAACTACACGCCAAGGGCGTGCTTGATGCGGAGGAATTCAAGGCATTCAAGGCAAAGCTGCTGGAAAAGCTGTAG